The segment TCAATCGGAATTCAGGACGGGAATGAAAAACTTTGCCACTACTGCTGGTTGTTACCATAAAAGcataataaatttaaaacacataaagagTATGTAGTATTTTACCATCTGTGCCagtgaaaaacagcaaagtCAAGAAAGCAGCAGGGGGGATAGAAAGGATCTGCCACGCTACAGCAGATAGACCTTTTCAGTAAGCTTTGTAGCAAGGTGATCTACTGAATTTGAGTTCAGACATCCCATTACTGACACGTTGCAGAACCAATTGCCGAATTGGGCCCTCATGTTTTCACAGGGGAGCTCTCACTGTGACGTCTGCCTGCAGCCTCAGTTATGTGTGCAACCATCATTTTGGCTGCACCCGCAGGTGGTACAGAGGCCTGCGCCGGGAAGGTTCGATCTGCTGGTAATTGCGTTCCTCCAAAATCAAATCCAATCAGCGATAAGACAGTCATTCCCATTTCTTCTCGTTTTAAACCAGAAGGCGATACAGAGCAGGGGTTAGCTGAGAGAGTCAGGACCGGCAGATTGTTCTTCACTGTTACACAGCTCTGCTAATCACAGATCCTCATCACGTCATGAACTCTGCATCCTGAGGCCATATAACTACAATTTTTATGGCTGACATTATTGTCAACCATAAAAATCGTGATGTTATGAACAGCAGTGTGTGGGCGTTAAACTCAAATTCAACAAGTCTAATCTTCATTCAACACCTGTGCTTAATTTGGGCTCAACCTCCGCACCTGCAAAACCCTGCTCAACATTTCCTATCATATGTGAGTCAGATGTCACCTTTGGGCACATCTtcctttaatatttcttttgaTTCTGTCTCCTTTACAAATTTAATGTGATTGTAACTGCGTTGAAAGGTCACATTGGTGCTCATTAATGGGGCTCTGTGGGAATTTAGTGTGTAAGTTTGAATCTGCATCAAAATACTTCctaacaataaaacatgatgagGTGAGTCCAACTTAAAGTTTTAAAGAGAatgtaaataatgcaaaatagatttttttcttttatacatacacacaaatgtatttaaattacttGTCATTTAAATAGTCCTTCACATGACCTTCATTAAAAATTctcatgtatttatattaatatttgaaaGCAATTGTCTTCCTCTAAGAGAGGCCTTaggaaaacaatattttattctcTTATGAGGCACATTGCGAGACAGAGCTGTCCTTCTTTTACCAACATCTCACATACTGAACCCTCTGGGCACAGACTCCTAGTGGTTTCATTTCAGCCCCCTGATCACACAATGGTTTACACCTGAGTTGGCAGGTGAATACAATTAACTAGCTGGTAGGAGAGGAAACCAACAGGCCTCCAGGTGTGTGAGGTGAACTGAGAACAGCTTTTAGTGGTTTTACTCTCTCTACCGACCTGCCACCCCCAGTTGAAGAATTATAACTATGTAAGTATAACCAGTCATACAAAACAGTTAACAATGTCAACATAACCTACTGTACCATCACAATGATAACCAGTGCTGTTAAGACTAGTAgaaaacaattttaataaatGGTGAAAGTGTTTCAAGCCAATATATATTTGTTCTGTAACAGTCAGGGACAAAGAAGGTGAGTTTGATAACAAATGAATTAGATTTCACTGATTTCTTTGCAGTATGATGTTACGCGGACGATACTTTACTCACTTCAACAATCAGGACTTATTCTTTTAAGAAAACTGTCTCCAATATTTGTCCTGATGAAGACGAACATTTACCCAAATGTACAGAACGCTCTTCTGCTTATCTCATACATGTATATTGCATTTGGTCGTCTGGCACATTAGCATTTCAGTCATGAACTGTCGACTTCTAAAACTTGGCAGCCTGTAAGATCAGAGAGTGCCTGCAGGTTTCAGTACCAATATGTGGAGGTTCCTACTACTTTAACCTCTCTCAGATCTGTATTACTGATGGCGtcatgtttatatgtttatgcCTTTGTGTGGAGGAGCTCTGGGTTTAGGTCTGGGGGGAGATATACCTTGAAGCAAAATGCTAAATGGTCCAGTTTTGGAGCTTCTCTAGAGGTTGTTTGAAGCCTCCAGCTATTCCTCTGTGTACTTACCTCTGCAAAAACACCTATACAGATAGCTTCTCTCCTCCTGGGCTGGAGTCGCTGAGAATTTTGTTTATATCCTCTTAGGAGGATGTTTGATCCTGATTGCCACAGTAACTAGCTTGTTAAAGTGCATTTTTTGACCTGAAATCATGTAGACTGTTCAAATAACTGGCACATCGTTAACAACAACTGACTATTTTTAGgtttatgtgttgttttgtttccccCTGTGGACAGAGTTTGACTCGTATGTCATTAGTAATGATGTGGCACAAAGTCATGTGACAATTAAAGTGAGCATAAAGTAGCAGCTGGTTGATGCAGGTTTTTGTGCTTTCGTAGAGACTAATCGCTGCTGAGTGTCCTGAAGGTACTCGCTGAAAGGCCGATAGGCTCAAaggtgatgacatcatctggtCTCATGATAAGGCCCAGAATAATATCCCATTTCAATTTTAATATGCTCTAAAGTGTCACGACTGCATGCTCACGTAGCCACTCTAATCACTCGAAACTACACCTGCTAATTGTAATTGTGTTAACAGGTACATCAAAAGATGGGAACATTTCCCTTGTGAGCATTCTTATATGCTAATCTATAAAGCACACTGTCACAGTCTGTACAAAAGAAATAACACAACACTGTTAATATTACAGAGAGAGTGGGTGAGCCCAGATGCCCAGAGATGCATGCCTGCCAGCACCCAAGACATACATTTGGTCCTGGAGAGTGATAAAAATCTCAACATAGATCACTGTCACGCTCTCAAGCGGCGTCTGTATTATTGCTCTGCAGCATAACGCTGCAAACGAGATGAGTTACAGAGTTACATGTCTAGTTGGTATTCTTTTAGTATCAGTCAACAGAAGTGAGTGTGGAATTACACGGGCATGACTTCGAGGCGAGGAAAAGCAACGACTTAGTTCACCATGAATCAAGATGCAGAAAGTCATACTTCTAGTTTGCTGTGTGCCTTCTTTTGATcaatgtttctattttctgtgcAGAAGGAGATTGCCCTGGAGAGGACGCCGGTCAGCGGAAAGCAGCCGGGCTCTCTGGACCTCTCTCTAGAGTCCCTGAACAAGCtgaatcacagcagcagcaccggTTTAGGCGGCCGCAGAGGTGACTGCCACGCCAGTGCGGGGAATAGCATGGAGGACTGCGGCAAGGTGGACGAGCcatcctcctccagcttctccagcAAACCTGGGGCAGATCCTGTGGGTTCCCTGAGCGACTCGCTGTATGACAGCTTCTCCTCCTGCACCAGTCATGGCTCTAACGATGTGTAGAGGCAAACAGTCGCTCGTCGGACATCTTGGACTTGTCTCTCTTGGCCATTACCACCTCTTTCCtgccttctcttctttttcaaaTGGCATGCATGGATTGACTGGATGCTGAAGTGTACCACAGGCCTCAGGAGTGGATTTAAGGTACTCTTGACTACAGCCCCGCCCCATCATAAGGAGCCTCGTCCTGTCATCATACAAACAGTAGCACTTAGTGGAGCTGGACACCTCAACCTAAACACCAAACCAAgacatttaatatttagacTCTGGATGTGGTGGACTGCACAGCAATACTCAACGTTTTCCCCCATGCTGGGGAATTTCTTATCATTGCACTGTAACTAATACTGTACAAAGTTTGTAAGGAGTGTAAAGTAAACCATTATTCAAGCAGCGATAAGCAGGAAATCTCCTCAATGCAgttgttgctttattttgttgttttctgttttgctgctaAGTACGTTGCCCTATGAAAAAATGCCCATGTGGCGTCAAAACCCATAGAAATACACCTAGTTCATCTTTATCTACTTTTTTAAAgcaataattttaaaaaaaaatcacattttcttttgtttctgttcattttaaagatttttacaGGAAAAACTTGTTGCCAatcttgtctttgtgtgtgatcTTTGAGCAGTCGCAGCCGATAACggcaaacaaaacagaaaatagtaaaaaactGTCCGATGAGAGGAACGTTCCCACCGTTCATCTAACAGAACTCATTTTTAACAGCAGATTATCTAATGATGTCAATTGAAGCAAAGCATTTTGGGTTCTAGTGTGGTACATTAACTAATAGGACTGATAAGGAGTTACAGAAACAACTAGCTTTTCTGGCTCGAACGCGCCCGGTGTCATTGTTGGTAGCTCAGGGAACACACTGGACTAATGCAGATTGTAAGAATAAAAAAGCATCCATCAGGAAAATGTTGACAAGTGAAAGAGTTCCTGCAACTCCACAATCCCAACAGTCTAGTAGTGTCATGGTAGCATAACAAACCTACACTCTTCAAACCTCAGTTTCCTTTCATAGTTGTATATTATGTTGTATATAAAATGATTGCTATAAGTTAAACTTGGAGTGGGCATTGCTGATGGatatatgcaaaaaaaacaaaaaacaaaaacaaaacaaaaaaaggaaattgtCTGCCAATCATTTAACCAAGGTTTTAAGTCTACTGTTGGAAAGTGGCGTCTTTTCTTATGGAATTCTTTCGGGGTTCttgttttgaaaaaataaaagtctttatttTGATCGATAAGAGCTAAgactaaaatattttatcactttattttaaagacatatttgAACTTTAGGGTGAGGTTAATGCCAAATTTCTACCTGGAATTTGACCAGCTGGTGCTAATCAACAGAGccgactgtgtgtttttctatgaaACTGTTAATATTGTATGAAGAGAGTCTAAAGAGGACTTGTGTATTTTTCTAGATGTCCAGTATTTATACCCACATTTTGTACTGTCAGACTGTAGTGTGATTGTCATGCTTCACCTCTTTCCTTAAATGTTCCTTTGTAAAGAGAAATGGTTACCAGCAGTGTTACTTtggtaattattattattattattattattattattattactctgtGCAATTTTGTCTGTTACACTAGACTTTAATGCTCTATTTTATGTAACTATTTCCTAATTAAATATGAGAAATCCTATTTCCAACtgagctgcagagtgtgtgtgtttcatttgcGCAGCAGGTCGTTCCTTCAGTCTTTCTTTGGATGTGGAAATAAAGGATCGGAAGAAAACCCCAAATCTGTGGCCCCCCAAGGGCCAAGTGTGTAATCACCGCTTCCCACTCACACTCTGTCAGAGTAGGAGCTCCGAGCCGGCGACAGTCGCTCTCTGCGCAGGGATTTAGAACCATTAGTCCCTCGATGGGTAATTATGTGCGTGTAAATAAAAGCAGTCGTGCGGTTTCTTTGTGTGCGTGAGAGTTTCTGCGTGACCATCACAGACTGAGTGAGCTCGTATTGAACAGAATGAGTCTGTTTAAAGGTAAAATTCATGCTGGAGAAGAACTTTACAGGAGAAGACGTAGTTTATTAACACACTAATCCATCAAATAAACTCAAAGGAGCAGAATTTGTTCCCTAAATGTCACGAAAAggtcattaaaataaagttaaagtactataataatattattagaACATGAAGTACTGCAGGCTGAGGGCTGTATCAATGTCGGTAGGAGGTGACATGTAGGTTTTTACTGTCACCACAGGAGTAGAGGAAGTATTatttaggatttatttatttattatatgagGAATTAAAAAGCACCATGAAGTCACATTCTGTGTGGAATAAGAAGAAATCTGATGTGAGATCAACTCCAACACTCAATAACAGAGCAGCTCCCACGTCGAAATGAGCTGTGGGGATAAAACAAATTCTACCATGAACCCAGCAAAGTGCCAAAATCCTCCGCAGGAATCCTAATGTGTTGTTCATCAGTGCTCGACGAGCTCACAGACATTTGGAAACACAGACTGGGAGCTCCCATCACGTGGTGCGCTTTATAATTCCTTCGCTCCGGATCACTCGCACTTTGCGCGGAGCCTCTTCTCTCACCTCAGCCAGACGAGAGCATGAGCAGCGGGTCCCTGTCCTGGTCTCCTCCGCGGCGGTTCGTCCCCCACGCCTCCGTCTGAACAAGTTCGTTGGGTCTGATGTTTCCCCTCCGAGAGTCATTTTGGAGACAATGCGTCTTCTCGTTTTGGCCACTTTATTTGGAGTCCTTCTCGACGCAGGTAGGTGCAACTTGGAGAGACTGGCTGCCGCGTTTTAGTGAGAGTGTGGTGGCACAGGTTGGAGCGCTCGTCCCTCAGCCTCTGTGCAACAAACCAGGAGCTTTGGGCTAAAACGAATCTACATTCATGCGCAACAGAGTGGAAAACgccaaaatgacaaaatgattaGACCGATGCGcagcatttaacatttttatgacaGGGTTTGTGCTCCAAAATGtttaaagctttattttgaAGTATGCACATTCTCTGCTTGCGTGAAATCCAACATTTGCACCACTGCTGCAGTTTTGATGCTTTTTTACGCGCCGGTGGAGCTGGTTTTCGACTCCTCTGCGCCAAACTGTTGTAGCATCGCTTCAAGCCAGCACATCAACTCTGGACTGTTCAAACCTGTTTCAGATGTCCATGTCTTCTACCTTTGTGCTGATCCGAGGAAACTGAAAACagttctgcagcttttcataCACTTGTgtctgattttttattttatttagttgtaGTTTTGTGGTGTCAAAGTCTTTATAGAGATATATTATGTTGCAGTTGTTCACCTGGGTGCACAGGCTGTCCAACATTTGATGCATTGTTTCTTATCAGCCACAGTTCCTGCTGTGAAACTTGGAAATAGATTTAGAATAACTTCCTAAACCTGATAAGCTGAGCTCAGCTGCTGGATGTTGGCCTCCAGTATGACGGATATTGCCAGAAAATAAGAAAGTTCCTTGTTGTCAGAGCCTCCTTCCAGATGATGGATGGAGGTTTCAGGCATGTGCTTGGCTCTCAGTAATTAAGCTGAGGTTGTgatgttgtgatgtgatgtggaCCTTTATCAGTTTGGGTTTGATGGTGCTGAGTCTGAGTCCGAGCTAAGATTAATGATTGGTGCCATTTCAATAATTACACCAGTAATATCTGTCAGTGGGGACGGATAGCCTGTCTGTGGGATATTTAGGAAGGAAAGGGCAGGCGTGTTTGCAGGACTTGGGAGTTTTTGATTGAATACCTGTGACGCTGCCACGATGAAGATGTCGTATAGAAATACTAACTGAGCCAGGCAGGTGTAGTCTGTGTATTAATTAATGTGTCGTGTATTTACTCATGTAAAGAGGAACAGTTTGTTATGAGCATAGTGGTGAAATTTacatttctctgcagctttgAAGCAACTTCACTATTAATTATAGAGGAAATTGGAAATGTGTCATGAAGGCTGCACATGTGTATTACACACGATACTGTCTGCAGAGATGCTGTTAAGACTATAGATCATTTGCTTTCCAGTTTTCCAGTTTTCCAAGCTTTAACTCTCATTTAAATAGCAGAGGTCAGTTTTAATGGACATTGACAGCGTAACATTGATTCTAAGCCTTTACTCTTCATTGCAGGTCTTACAGCTTGTTTTCTGTGCAGTGTAACGACCTCAGCTTCATGAGGTTCTAGGTACTAAACTCATCCAgaattaaaagcagcagatggaATAACAAAAGCTCTGTATGTTATAAACTGCCTGTTTATTGTATATGGATCTTTATCACCTTTGGTTAAAAGGGAATTTAAGGAGACCAGTCTGTGACTCTTTACACCTCATCACCACCTTATGAATCTATAACCTCTATGTTGACACTCAGTCGAGCACTAAAACAGGTGAGAAACGCAGATTAGACCTCGGTGAAGGTCTTCCTTACAGTGCTTTGTTAAGCCATGAAACCTCGGTGCAGAGTGTCATAACACCGCAGAAGCTAGAAAAGATGGCACCGCATCCTCGTGGAGACATTAGTCTCGTTCGGAGATGTAGCACTAGCAAAGGTGCTCACACAAGAGCCAAATTTATAAAAGCTTCTGCTGCCGCTTGACTCaaggaaaacaaatgtacaatttagatttaaaagaaatgtgtggaAAGAGAATAGTTTGAGCAAATGTCAGTAATGTGCACTGCACACTGGGGAAATAATGTATGAAAGAACAGAACCTGATATTGAGCCTGTGCACAGAGAAGCAAACATGTAAGAACGAGGGCGATATAatacttttaatgtaaaaataaccaAGACTCCAGCGTCGTCTCggaggaatagtttgacatttggaGAAATGTGCTTATTGACTTTTGTGCTGAGAGTTGGATTGATACCACTATCATGTGCGGACGACATTAACTCTTTTTGGGGgttttcaaacacatttaaacaccctaaaaaaaatctaatttgttattaattaatgtttttttagaATTAGAGAGCTTGTTAAAGACAGAGGACAAACAATTACACGTTCAGATAGTTTTAGTACAGGTTTAATAGTCTGGATTCTTTATAAAGTCAAGATGTCTGGACATAAAATAGCCGGAGCACACGCTGATATCTCTAACTGTTGTGTTCATGTACATTCCTCTTTctgaacaaatgaaagaaaattcaatttagaattatttttctactcaattaaaagtaaaagtcctTCACTAAGAAAAGATGACTTCGATAACATTGATGTAGAACTCAAAGGTGAACATTAAAATGAGTTGCTAACTGAGTTGTGGAACAAGAAGCtcaaaattgtaattaaatacAGGATCTATTgaaatgtacttagttacttaccaccTCTGTAAAAAGATCGGGTTTGAGGATGAATTGGGTCAATTctaaaactctttttttattattattcattcattgtttaaACCTCATTAGTTGTTCAGCTCTTATAAAGTACAATAATTCACCACCACACAACTAACTAGGTGAAAGTAactctgtgtacagtacatcagtTTATTTGAGGGTGTGAAAtacttcatatttttatattatttaattatacatGGAGGAATATATGAGCAGTATTCAGTGTCATGGTGTGAGGTGAGTGACTCAGCACTGGACGTCTGATCCTGGATTCATCCTGGATTCATCCCTGGTTCACTGTTGGTTAGAACCGGCTGCCCCCTTGTTTCCAGGCtgtatgctaagctaagctaactggccACTTGTTCTAACTTCACATTTGTGGTAATAATAATGTGAGTTCATCTAATTctcagcaaaaagaaaacaaagtgtgtttttttcccaaaacatcaaaatattCATCAAACCTCAAATTCACATATTtgacaaacagaaatgtgatgtgaaaGACTGATTATCTCTCAGTCGTAAAACCGGTTCTCTCTGTACTGTCCTGTGTCCCGGGACAGGAGGTTCCCTGCAGATCCAGTGCTACCAGTGTGAGGAGATGAAGCACAACGACTGCTCCACACCAGAGTACATCGTCAACTGCACGGTCAACGTACAGGACATGTGCCAGAAGGAGGTGCTGGTCAAACCCGATGGTGAGGACAATTTACTGTTACggatgtttgttttgcatttaataggataaaaaacaaaaaaacaaaaaaatcaggTTTTGAGAAACTGGAGAATCTGACTTGAAATCTAAAGGAAGTAAAACCACTTATCAACATCTTTTGGTGGCTGTAAATAGCTCACTGTCATCTCAGAATAATCAAAGAGCCCCAAAGAAACCAggataagaaaacaaatacataatagATTGTGGAATGAAACTATTGCTCATGAAATCCTGCACTCGCTTGAATGAAGATGGAGGAAATCTGATGCACGCAGCCCATCACTGTCAATCCTGTCGAGGGTAGGCTATGATGTGGATCTAAATTGAAGTGTATTCtattattaaaaactaatttggaGGATTATGCAACCTTGGTGGCAGCACAGgctttttaggtttttttatttgctggtTTCCGAGTCGGAGTCTGTGATGATTGATATCTGAGGACGGCAAAGCACAGGCTGGGTCAGCCAAAAGTGTCCGAGTAGAAAGCTGGAGGTCCTATTTATCTGCAGAACAAAGGTGACTGTCTGGAAAGCGGAGACAGAGCCGCACACGGACCTTCCAGCACAAGATTTGTTGTCTTTGCCATTGAGATGCACGTAGGCCACATCATTAGACCACTAACCAGGACAGAAAATTAACAGAAATACTGACGTCTCGACGGCAGCGAGTCCTAAAACGACTGTCTGGACACCAGGTCAAGGAAATATCACGTTGAAAAAGACTTTCTTGCTGTGatgtgacatttaatttcaaGTCATGCGAGcacataaacaaattaaagcagTCGTGATGTTTGCACCTGTTgacattttgtctctttttctcaaATAAGACCGAACACCGAGGAAAGCAAACGATCCCTTTTTCCTTCCTCCAAAAACCTTTAATCCTCATGTGTCTGACTTTTTGACCCCGCTGAAGAGGCAGCGGGGTCAAAACAGCCTCCTGTGATTTTCAGTGTAATAGACGTTGTTATCtattattttccttttacttGGATTCAAAGAAACAGAGACGAGCaacgtgttgttgttgttgttggatgGATTAAACAGTGTTTACTGCCTAATACTGCATTAGCGTTTCAGCTAACTAGCttccaacaacaaaaacaacaacaacaacaacaacaacaacaacaacaaagcctCATTCACAAATCACACGTGTTTTATGTGAAATCTAGTTGTCGATGCTATCAGGCTAAAGTGAGCGACTCCATTCTCCATTTGGAAATGTTTAATTCTTTAACCCAACAATTCAACGTTACATTAGATGGTGTTCCCTAGTTGTATTATAATTCTTTGTTTTGCCATGTTGAACGTAAAAACAGCTTGAAAAGATGGAAGCTAAGCTAATCTAAGCTAAACTGAGCTGCAAGGACGCATGTTCTCATCTGTGAATCATGTTTTAAGTATGaaaaagttcaaagttcaaaaaAGATCAATGCTATTTAAAATTTCCTGACATGTTAGCTTGTTTAAACTTATGATATAGCGAGTTTATTAGCTGTAACTGACAACGTTGATTTTGTTAAACTTTGGTCTGATCAACACGTTGTTTAATTCTAGCTGCGTgttagatgtttttattattgcatCCAGCACGGCcactgtacatttatatttagacaTTTACATCAAATTCTGCAGGATGAAGCACCTTAAAGTAAAGTTCACAGTTTGGCAACGCGACtatctcagtgtgtgttgtgaaggATGTCAGGCAGCAGCTGCCCTGTTCGTTTCACCTGTCTTGTAATTGGAGGTGCACACGTTACACGTTCAGCGCCTGCAACAATAACTTGTGTCATGTCCTTGACTGAGACGTTGACCCTGCACAGGTGCTGGACATGTTAATTTTATTCTCGTCCTcggcagaaacagcagcagagaaacaaacgGCCGATCACAGAGGAAACATGCTCAGTTGTATTTATCTTCCacatcaataaaacacactCCCACATAATGGATTGTTATGTCTTCAGAGACCGGATTTATCACAGTTTGATTTAATCTGAACTTTTTTTCTTGTCCAGTAAAGGAGAAAATTTCAtttgcagagaaaagaaaaaacaacaacagaataaaaatgccacataaatgataaaacacctgctttaacatactgtagaaacaaacaacagcaatatATATGCTGGATGGAGACACCTCACTCAGTTGGTGGCTCTGGATTGTAATACAGCAGGAATATGAGTGTCGTTCCCTCATTCAAACATAAATTGTAGGAACATATAACGCACTGACAAACGTCAGCTAATAGGAGCAGACAGGAAGTCAATCCCTTCATTGCTCGAGCTCAATAAAACTCTGCAGCACTGCATCTTCAGGATAAATAACTTCATTATAACAGGAAAGAATTCATCATAGTTCGATGCTGTATTCTTCAGCATGGCCAACATGTTGAAGCTGGTCAGTAGCTTATCCCGAGCCTTACAATTCCCTTTGGActgtcagttgttttttgttgcaggAATACATTACAGGAAGTCCTGTGCATCGTCCGGGGCCTGCCTCATCGCCTCCTCCGGCTACCAGCAGTTCTGCACCGGCCGGCTGAACTCGGTGTGCATCTCCTGCTGTAACACCCCGTTGTGCAACGGGCCCAAGAGGAAACGCCCCGTGCCCTCTGCGGCCGTGTCGTGCATGCAGATGAACCggcagcttctcctcctcctgaccTTCGTTCTGCCACCGCTGATGTTCCTCCCGCTGACACAGATCCTCCTCTAGGTCGCAGcacatcttcatcctcactgtGCACTTCTTTACATTTGTGCAACCTGAGCCATAGAGAAGAACAACAtctaatgtcattttatttacagttagaTTACCGTCCCTGCAACCTCAGCTAAACAGAATAAAGCTGTTTGTTAAACGTTCTCTATacaaagaagacagacagaagacagattGTCCACTCACTTTTCTTTAGCCATTAGTTTCTGTTAAGGGAAATCTTATCTATCATGTCCGTAAATATTCACCTACAGCttctaaaaactaaataaacctCTCTTATAAATCCCTAATCAACACTTTAAATTGTCATTTAATTCATctgaaaatcaaagtgtaaAAGCAACAATTAAGTGCTGGACTTATTCTTGGCTGAGAGTAGATGCGTGGAGCCAGTGAAACCTCCAGTAGGTTACTGCTcctatataattataattataattataataattattataattataaaatattcttttttttaatttaaacaaatgagactCAACATTTTGTGAACTTTGGTGAAGCTAGTATTCGCAGACTCAGCATCGCTAACTTTgagtgtttgtgctaagctaagctaatatTAGCTCGTTACTGCTGGTGGAAAACCAGGAATCATAAAAGTCGAGGCTTTGAATGCAGCATTTCACCGTTTtaaagatgaatgaatgaatcctgtctttttttttttttgccacaggTTCGCCCTTGAGCCAGGACCTGTGATCACTGCTGTgaaagacagaaggagctgATCTGAACACCACAATGACTTTAAAGCTTCTCCGCAGACTGTTAGTCGGATCAATGTGACACCACAACCACTGGGAATGACTCTGCAGAACTGGAATATGCAGAGATTTCTGAGGCATCTTTCAACTCTTTAGCTTTTTGTGACGTGGAGCATTTTG is part of the Anabas testudineus chromosome 2, fAnaTes1.2, whole genome shotgun sequence genome and harbors:
- the LOC113163267 gene encoding ly6/PLAUR domain-containing protein 1-like is translated as MRLLVLATLFGVLLDAGGSLQIQCYQCEEMKHNDCSTPEYIVNCTVNVQDMCQKEVLVKPDGIHYRKSCASSGACLIASSGYQQFCTGRLNSVCISCCNTPLCNGPKRKRPVPSAAVSCMQMNRQLLLLLTFVLPPLMFLPLTQILL